A genomic stretch from Actinomadura rubteroloni includes:
- a CDS encoding helix-turn-helix transcriptional regulator, which produces MVRQPLTPEQIEAGRRLGALLRLARAGRDLADVADAAGISPETLRKIETGRLPSPGFGTIVRLGEALDLPVQELADVWRGSDLPLEAVS; this is translated from the coding sequence ATGGTCCGCCAACCGCTCACGCCCGAACAGATCGAGGCCGGCCGCCGGCTCGGCGCCCTGCTGCGCCTCGCGCGGGCGGGCCGCGATCTCGCGGACGTCGCGGACGCGGCCGGGATCTCGCCCGAGACCCTGCGCAAGATCGAGACGGGCCGGCTGCCCTCGCCCGGCTTCGGCACGATCGTCCGGCTCGGCGAGGCGCTCGACCTTCCGGTGCAGGAACTGGCGGACGTCTGGCGCGGCAGCGACCTGCCGCTGGAGGCCGTTTCCTAG
- a CDS encoding trypsin-like serine peptidase, which produces MTKINWLQRPLGMSAAAVVAGVLAVAVVPGAEAGTAPAGVAGTTASVARLSDGSPVSSAAAAKKVETYWTAARMKAARPAPVPKAAAGTRSATTARIGKPGFTPPAEAAREGDVRASLYESPVVGKVFFTNPAGGDFVCSASALNSPSRQLVITAGHCVHQGNGGTWMKNWIFVPQYNNGSRPHGTFAAKSFRTFSSWANSRDTQRDVGLVTTYPNNGTKLVDEVGGNGLIWNQPKSVATTVFAYPGNLSNGMIQHWFQGTTMDGGNYTIALDCGFEGGASGGPWMTNFDNGTGRGLVNGVTSTVDFFGITNRSSYFDDGVAAMVDAQGRAT; this is translated from the coding sequence ATGACGAAGATCAACTGGTTGCAGAGGCCGCTCGGGATGTCGGCGGCGGCGGTCGTGGCGGGGGTGCTCGCCGTCGCGGTGGTGCCCGGCGCGGAGGCGGGGACGGCGCCGGCGGGTGTGGCAGGGACGACCGCGAGTGTGGCGCGGCTCTCGGACGGGAGTCCGGTGAGCAGCGCCGCCGCCGCGAAGAAGGTCGAGACGTACTGGACGGCCGCGCGGATGAAGGCCGCCCGTCCCGCCCCGGTACCGAAGGCAGCGGCCGGGACGCGGTCGGCCACGACGGCGCGGATCGGGAAGCCGGGCTTCACGCCGCCCGCCGAGGCCGCGCGCGAGGGCGACGTCAGGGCGTCCCTCTACGAGTCGCCCGTGGTCGGCAAGGTGTTCTTCACGAACCCGGCCGGCGGCGACTTCGTCTGCTCGGCGAGCGCGCTCAACAGCCCGTCCAGGCAGCTCGTCATCACCGCCGGGCACTGCGTCCACCAGGGCAACGGCGGTACGTGGATGAAGAACTGGATTTTCGTCCCGCAGTACAACAACGGCTCGCGTCCGCACGGCACGTTCGCCGCCAAGTCGTTCCGCACGTTCAGCTCGTGGGCCAACAGCCGCGACACGCAGCGGGACGTCGGGCTGGTCACCACGTACCCGAACAACGGCACGAAGCTCGTCGACGAGGTCGGCGGGAACGGCCTGATTTGGAATCAGCCGAAGAGCGTCGCGACAACGGTCTTCGCTTATCCCGGGAACCTGAGCAACGGCATGATCCAGCACTGGTTCCAGGGAACCACGATGGACGGCGGAAACTACACGATCGCCCTCGACTGCGGGTTCGAGGGCGGCGCGAGCGGCGGCCCCTGGATGACGAACTTCGACAATGGCACGGGACGCGGCCTGGTCAACGGCGTGACGAGCACGGTCGATTTCTTCGGCATCACGAACCGCTCGTCCTACTTCGACGACGGCGTCGCGGCGATGGTCGACGCGCAGGGCCGCGCCACCTGA
- the map gene encoding type I methionyl aminopeptidase → MIELKTPAEIERMHVTGRFVADVLSEVGRLADVGVNLLDLEHHARGMIKQRGAESCYWDYSPSFGRGPFRNVICLSVNDAVLHGLPHDYTLRDGDVLSADFAVGIDGWVADSARTVIVGTPAPEDLRIVRATEDALEAAIDAARPGNRLGDISAAIGAVAHDYGYPVNTEFGGHGLGRTMHEDPHVPNLGRAGRGLKLRPGLTLALEPWFARTTDRIVYDPDGWTIRSADGSRTAHSEHTVAITEDGPLVLTAR, encoded by the coding sequence GTGATCGAACTGAAGACGCCCGCGGAGATCGAGCGCATGCACGTGACCGGCCGGTTCGTCGCCGACGTGCTGTCGGAGGTCGGACGGCTCGCCGACGTCGGCGTGAACCTGCTGGACCTGGAACACCACGCGCGCGGCATGATCAAACAGCGCGGCGCGGAATCGTGCTACTGGGACTACTCGCCGTCGTTCGGCCGCGGCCCGTTCCGCAACGTCATCTGCCTGTCGGTCAACGACGCCGTCCTGCACGGCCTCCCCCACGACTACACGCTGCGCGACGGGGACGTCCTCAGCGCGGACTTCGCCGTCGGCATCGACGGCTGGGTGGCCGACTCCGCGCGCACGGTCATCGTCGGCACGCCCGCCCCCGAAGACCTGCGGATCGTCCGCGCCACCGAGGACGCGCTGGAGGCGGCGATCGACGCGGCCCGTCCCGGCAACCGTCTGGGCGACATTTCCGCCGCGATCGGTGCGGTGGCCCACGACTACGGCTACCCGGTCAATACCGAGTTCGGCGGCCACGGCCTGGGCCGCACGATGCACGAGGACCCGCACGTCCCGAACCTGGGCCGCGCGGGCCGCGGCCTGAAGCTCCGTCCCGGCCTCACCCTCGCGCTCGAACCCTGGTTCGCCCGTACGACCGACCGCATCGTCTACGACCCCGACGGCTGGACGATCCGCTCCGCCGACGGCTCCCGCACCGCCCACTCCGAGCACACCGTCGCCATCACCGAGGACGGCCCTTTGGTTCTCACCGCCCGCTAG
- a CDS encoding alpha/beta hydrolase: MHVPRPARLSSIFFATLLLLALTAPSARAAPVLPNPNSHGITLNSITEVNGDPRMLDAVVSTAAIFEPVHVRIYLPSTYNNPGDTNRYDSLYLLHGANDPLDGALPWADTSTDSGQIANTLATSGSPFNGIVVMPEGGKSGFYTDWTKGDKGLRRPLWETFHIEQLLPWIDDNFRTSADRAHRTIAGLSMGGFGALSYAARHPDLFSAVGAFSPPSDIRTDIGAREIIVANNLTLISGSAITEAERPVNGGDGNHLAADIKDVFGDPESTWTRLNPLDLAAVYRDQDIKLALYSGSGFDAAHGLDLLEGAAKGQSDVFHKKLNDEGFAHRYCQGGGTHHWEYWRADLKDFLNYRYGTTPTTCPNGWGAPKP; the protein is encoded by the coding sequence GTGCACGTTCCGCGCCCAGCGCGCCTGTCCTCGATCTTCTTCGCGACGCTCCTGCTGCTGGCCCTCACCGCACCGTCCGCCCGCGCCGCCCCGGTGCTCCCGAACCCGAACTCGCACGGCATCACGCTGAACAGCATCACCGAAGTGAACGGCGACCCGCGCATGCTGGACGCCGTCGTCAGCACGGCGGCCATTTTCGAGCCCGTCCACGTGCGCATCTACCTGCCGTCCACCTACAACAACCCCGGCGACACCAACCGCTACGACTCCCTCTACCTGCTGCACGGGGCGAACGACCCGCTGGACGGCGCGCTGCCCTGGGCGGACACGTCCACCGACTCCGGGCAGATCGCGAACACGCTGGCGACCAGCGGCAGCCCGTTCAACGGGATCGTGGTCATGCCGGAGGGCGGAAAGTCCGGCTTCTACACCGACTGGACGAAGGGCGACAAGGGCTTGCGCCGGCCGCTGTGGGAGACGTTCCACATCGAGCAGCTCCTCCCCTGGATCGACGACAACTTCCGGACGTCCGCCGACCGGGCGCACCGCACCATCGCCGGACTGTCCATGGGCGGTTTCGGCGCGCTCAGCTACGCGGCCCGCCACCCGGACCTGTTCTCGGCCGTCGGAGCGTTCTCGCCGCCGTCCGACATCCGCACCGACATCGGGGCGCGGGAGATCATCGTGGCCAACAACCTCACGCTGATCTCGGGGTCTGCGATCACCGAGGCCGAGCGGCCGGTGAACGGCGGCGACGGCAACCACCTGGCCGCCGACATCAAGGACGTCTTCGGCGACCCGGAATCCACGTGGACGAGGCTCAACCCCCTCGACCTCGCCGCCGTCTACCGGGACCAGGACATCAAGCTCGCGCTCTACTCCGGCAGCGGCTTCGACGCCGCGCACGGCCTGGACCTCCTCGAAGGGGCCGCGAAGGGCCAGTCCGACGTCTTCCACAAAAAGCTCAACGACGAAGGCTTCGCCCACCGCTACTGCCAGGGAGGCGGCACCCACCACTGGGAGTACTGGCGGGCTGACCTGAAGGACTTCCTGAACTACCGCTACGGCACGACCCCCACCACCTGCCCGAACGGCTGGGGCGCCCCCAAGCCCTGA
- a CDS encoding DUF6879 family protein yields MRLAGDEWSRLLLGFDRSAFRLELHPVYSMAGEEEDYARFAAGEKAPPDLHYEWLDQVAERVRSGKVMQRVHVVRRPLSDYLRFEFEWGYAFNVRAGEDIRILDLTERPDPGLPGHDFWMFDDSTVVRMLYREDGTQIERDRVEAADLDAYRRYRDIALADAVPFQEYWPAA; encoded by the coding sequence GTGCGCTTGGCGGGTGATGAGTGGTCTCGCCTGCTCTTGGGCTTCGACCGGTCCGCTTTCCGGCTGGAGCTGCATCCAGTCTATTCCATGGCAGGCGAGGAGGAGGATTACGCGCGCTTCGCGGCCGGCGAGAAAGCCCCGCCCGATCTGCATTACGAGTGGCTCGATCAGGTGGCCGAGCGAGTACGGTCCGGGAAAGTGATGCAGCGGGTCCACGTTGTGCGCCGCCCGCTCTCGGACTATTTGCGGTTCGAGTTCGAGTGGGGATACGCCTTCAACGTTCGCGCGGGGGAGGACATCCGGATTCTCGATCTGACGGAGCGGCCCGATCCCGGCCTGCCCGGTCATGATTTCTGGATGTTCGACGACTCCACGGTGGTCCGCATGCTCTACCGGGAGGACGGGACACAGATCGAACGCGACCGCGTCGAGGCGGCGGACCTGGACGCCTACCGCCGTTACCGGGACATCGCCCTTGCCGACGCCGTCCCGTTCCAGGAGTACTGGCCCGCCGCCTAG
- a CDS encoding MFS transporter — MRAGELGAILRGRDFRRLYATRLTSQLTDGVFQVALAGYVFFSPERQASPGEAAAAFAVTLLPYSVLGPFVGVFIDRWRRRRILIWTPVVRAALLLLVAALVGTGHDGALFFLLVLVALAVNRFFLAALSAALPQVVARPHLVTANAFAVTSGTVVAFAGAGIGYGLRGLAGGGARGTALLLVAAAALFALAGLVASRLPHGPLGRADHAALANVLRGLADGARHVADRRPAALALAAVSVHRLLYGVVLMMTLLLCRERFSDGDADAGLTVFATMLAVSGVGYFVAAVITPPIVRRISKPVWTALLLSAGGLALAVLGPPFAPVPWAIGAFLLGVVSQGVKLCTDTTLQESIEDAYRGRVFTLYDMLFNAVFAASAAATAAVLHGDGASVPVLAAVIAAYLASAAVFRLGSRALAPV, encoded by the coding sequence GTGCGTGCGGGGGAGCTGGGGGCGATTCTGCGGGGACGCGATTTCCGCCGCCTCTACGCGACGCGGCTGACGTCCCAGCTCACCGACGGCGTCTTCCAGGTCGCGCTCGCCGGATACGTCTTCTTCTCACCCGAGCGGCAGGCGTCGCCCGGGGAGGCCGCCGCCGCGTTCGCCGTGACCCTGCTGCCGTATTCGGTGCTCGGCCCGTTCGTCGGAGTGTTCATCGACCGGTGGCGGCGGCGCCGCATCCTGATCTGGACGCCCGTGGTGCGCGCCGCGCTCCTGCTGCTCGTGGCGGCGCTCGTCGGGACGGGCCACGACGGGGCCCTGTTCTTCCTGCTCGTCCTGGTCGCGCTGGCCGTGAACCGGTTCTTCCTCGCGGCGCTGTCGGCGGCGTTGCCGCAGGTCGTGGCGCGTCCGCACCTGGTGACGGCCAACGCGTTCGCGGTCACGTCCGGGACGGTCGTCGCGTTCGCCGGGGCGGGGATCGGCTACGGGCTGCGGGGGCTCGCGGGCGGCGGCGCACGCGGCACGGCGCTGCTGCTCGTGGCCGCCGCCGCGCTGTTCGCGCTGGCCGGGCTCGTCGCGTCGCGGCTGCCGCACGGTCCGCTCGGCCGGGCGGACCACGCGGCGCTCGCGAACGTCCTGCGCGGGCTGGCGGACGGCGCGCGGCACGTCGCGGACCGCCGTCCCGCCGCGCTGGCGCTCGCCGCCGTCTCGGTGCATCGCCTGTTGTACGGCGTGGTCCTGATGATGACGTTGCTGCTGTGCCGGGAGCGTTTCTCCGACGGTGACGCGGACGCGGGACTGACCGTCTTCGCAACGATGCTGGCCGTCTCCGGCGTGGGCTACTTCGTGGCGGCCGTCATCACGCCACCGATCGTCCGCCGTATAAGCAAGCCCGTGTGGACCGCACTGCTGCTGTCCGCCGGTGGGCTCGCGCTCGCCGTTCTCGGTCCGCCGTTCGCCCCCGTCCCGTGGGCGATCGGTGCCTTCCTGCTGGGTGTGGTCTCGCAGGGCGTGAAGCTGTGCACGGACACGACGTTGCAGGAGTCGATCGAGGACGCCTACCGGGGACGGGTCTTCACCCTCTACGACATGCTCTTCAACGCGGTCTTCGCCGCCTCGGCCGCCGCGACCGCCGCCGTTCTGCACGGCGACGGGGCGTCCGTGCCCGTCCTGGCGGCCGTCATCGCCGCCTACCTGGCCTCGGCCGCCGTCTTCCGCCTCGGCAGCCGGGCGTTGGCGCCGGTCTAG
- a CDS encoding pyridoxamine 5'-phosphate oxidase family protein translates to MAEIEPVAELHEGFSEQGVEPRPWSDVVDVLTRPEMFWLSTVRRDGRPHVTPLPAIWLHGSLHFCVGPDEQKAKNLEHDARCVLTTGTNRLRSGLDVVVEGTAARVTGKERIRELAALWDERLDWPFEPTEDGFRGADGRFALVFGVAPTKILAFGKAPYSQTRYRFPIVTTGMK, encoded by the coding sequence ATGGCGGAGATCGAGCCGGTCGCCGAGTTGCACGAAGGCTTCAGCGAGCAGGGCGTCGAGCCGCGCCCCTGGTCGGACGTGGTGGACGTGCTGACGCGGCCGGAGATGTTCTGGTTGTCGACCGTGCGCCGCGACGGACGTCCGCACGTCACGCCGCTTCCGGCGATCTGGCTGCACGGCAGCCTGCACTTCTGCGTCGGCCCGGACGAGCAGAAGGCCAAGAATTTGGAGCACGACGCCCGCTGCGTCCTCACGACGGGCACGAACCGGCTGCGCTCCGGGCTGGACGTCGTCGTGGAGGGCACGGCCGCGCGCGTGACCGGCAAGGAGCGCATCCGCGAACTCGCGGCGCTGTGGGACGAGCGCCTGGACTGGCCGTTCGAGCCCACAGAAGACGGCTTCCGCGGCGCCGACGGCCGGTTCGCGCTGGTCTTCGGCGTCGCCCCGACGAAGATCCTCGCGTTCGGAAAGGCGCCCTACAGCCAGACCCGCTACCGCTTCCCGATCGTGACAACCGGAATGAAATAG
- a CDS encoding TetR family transcriptional regulator, protein MPSQAARSAASRRELMDAAIALFAERGYHATSVADIGAHAGQSRAAVNFHFGSKEALLLAIVRHVVDEWEEHMLLPELERAAASPEALTDAGFGAHRRLLAEQPTMFALHHHLMAEAIGPNPAVKDAFAALDRRLRDRIGELLGLARAAGAVRDDVDPGGLAGWLLGALRGIAQQHLVDPSGLDLDAAYGELKRAVLARVRP, encoded by the coding sequence GTGCCCAGCCAGGCAGCGCGGTCGGCGGCGTCCCGCCGGGAACTCATGGACGCGGCCATCGCCCTGTTCGCCGAACGCGGCTACCACGCCACCTCCGTCGCCGACATCGGCGCCCACGCCGGGCAGAGCCGCGCGGCGGTGAACTTCCACTTCGGTTCCAAGGAGGCCCTGCTGCTGGCGATCGTCCGGCACGTCGTGGACGAGTGGGAGGAGCACATGTTGCTGCCGGAGCTGGAGCGCGCCGCGGCGTCGCCGGAAGCCCTGACCGACGCCGGGTTCGGCGCGCACCGTCGGCTGCTCGCCGAGCAGCCGACGATGTTCGCGCTCCACCACCACCTGATGGCCGAGGCGATCGGGCCGAACCCGGCCGTCAAGGACGCGTTCGCCGCGCTGGACCGGCGGCTGCGCGACCGCATCGGCGAACTCCTCGGGCTCGCCAGGGCCGCGGGCGCCGTCCGGGACGACGTGGACCCCGGCGGCCTGGCCGGCTGGCTCCTCGGCGCGCTGCGCGGCATCGCCCAGCAGCATCTCGTCGACCCGTCCGGCCTCGATCTCGACGCCGCCTACGGGGAGCTGAAGCGGGCCGTCCTCGCCCGGGTCCGGCCCTAG
- a CDS encoding helix-turn-helix domain-containing protein yields MLEPDEIGRRRDLADALKDLRRTSGLTGDRLAARCGISQGKISKIENAKVLPSLADLERLLDALRATADVRDEIYALARLANTEYESLRTELRRGLQHKQRELAAFEATADHIRFFLPSMITGLLQTPRYARASLAMFPGDHAEALARRLVRQKILDDPSKRFSFLFTEQALRWPLCEPSTMADQISRIMALLDLPHITMGVVPLGAHVLPDGPMNTFTVYDDRLATAETFSGVLMMRDPRDVSYHLEVFGMFQRHAALGPDMRGLLEEIRRELISGRE; encoded by the coding sequence GTGCTGGAACCGGACGAGATAGGACGCCGACGCGACCTCGCAGACGCGCTGAAAGACCTGCGCCGCACGTCGGGCCTGACGGGCGATCGCCTGGCCGCGCGCTGCGGAATCAGCCAGGGCAAGATCTCCAAGATCGAGAACGCGAAGGTCCTGCCTTCCCTGGCCGATCTGGAGCGGTTGCTCGACGCCCTCCGCGCCACTGCGGATGTCAGGGACGAGATCTACGCTCTCGCCCGTCTGGCGAACACCGAATACGAGAGCCTGCGCACCGAACTGCGACGCGGTCTCCAGCACAAACAGCGGGAACTGGCCGCATTCGAGGCCACGGCCGACCACATCAGGTTCTTTCTACCTTCTATGATCACCGGGCTCCTCCAAACGCCCCGGTACGCACGCGCGAGCCTCGCCATGTTTCCCGGCGATCACGCCGAAGCACTGGCACGCCGTTTGGTCCGGCAGAAGATCTTGGACGATCCGAGCAAACGATTCTCGTTCTTGTTCACCGAGCAGGCCCTGCGGTGGCCGCTCTGCGAGCCGTCCACGATGGCCGACCAGATCAGCCGCATCATGGCGCTACTCGATCTGCCGCATATCACCATGGGTGTTGTGCCGCTGGGCGCCCACGTCCTCCCGGACGGACCGATGAACACATTTACAGTGTACGACGACCGGTTGGCGACCGCAGAGACGTTCTCGGGTGTACTGATGATGCGCGATCCGAGGGACGTCTCCTATCATCTGGAAGTCTTCGGAATGTTCCAGCGGCACGCCGCCCTGGGTCCGGATATGCGAGGTCTTCTCGAAGAGATTCGTCGCGAACTTATTTCAGGGCGGGAATGA
- a CDS encoding SAM-dependent methyltransferase, with protein sequence MADERPHTDLRTDRPHPARVYDALLGGKDNFAADRAAAAAGIERSPEVRDIALANRAFLRRVVTEAARAGVRQFVDLGTGIPTSPNVHEVAQAVAPDATVVYVDNDPIVSAHARALLPAGDTTAIIEADLRAPDAILDDPAFRALVDFSRPVAVLMVAILHHIPNEADPAAIIDRFLGPAAPGSLLAVSHLGADLAPEKAVGVSTVAAQGGITLLPRDRADVLRFFTGLDLLEPGLVPLPLWRPDGPDAGDVAKVWSYGGLARKP encoded by the coding sequence ATGGCGGACGAGCGGCCCCACACGGACCTGCGGACCGACCGTCCGCACCCCGCCCGCGTCTACGACGCCCTGCTCGGCGGCAAGGACAACTTCGCCGCCGACCGCGCCGCCGCGGCGGCGGGCATCGAGCGGTCGCCCGAGGTCCGCGACATCGCGCTGGCCAACCGCGCGTTCCTGCGCCGGGTCGTCACCGAGGCGGCGCGGGCCGGGGTCCGGCAGTTCGTGGACCTCGGGACGGGCATTCCGACCAGCCCGAACGTCCACGAGGTGGCGCAGGCCGTCGCGCCGGACGCCACCGTCGTCTACGTGGACAACGACCCGATCGTCTCCGCGCACGCCCGCGCGCTGCTCCCGGCCGGCGACACCACCGCGATCATCGAGGCGGACCTGCGCGCACCGGACGCCATCCTGGACGACCCCGCGTTCCGCGCGCTCGTGGACTTCTCGCGTCCGGTCGCGGTGCTGATGGTCGCGATCCTGCACCACATCCCGAACGAGGCGGACCCGGCCGCGATCATCGACCGCTTCCTCGGTCCGGCCGCGCCCGGCAGCCTGCTCGCGGTCTCCCACCTCGGCGCGGACCTCGCGCCGGAGAAGGCCGTCGGCGTCTCGACGGTGGCGGCGCAGGGCGGGATCACGCTGCTGCCCCGCGACCGCGCGGACGTCCTGCGCTTCTTCACCGGCCTCGACCTGCTCGAACCGGGCCTGGTCCCGCTGCCGCTGTGGCGTCCGGACGGCCCGGACGCGGGCGACGTCGCGAAGG
- a CDS encoding phosphotransferase enzyme family protein, whose product MGWEALEQWGDGVVRGERLTGGVGVNQVWSMRVNGHPAVGRLGRRSDADLAWETGLLRHLHREGMPVPEPIPTTDGRYFADGLVVMTYVDGRPPETRADWRRVADTVRRLHRLTHGWPQRPGWRSSTDLLHAETGTRIDLGVMPPEGVVRCRAAWARLVGRRTCVVHGDLNPGNIRMTAEGVALIDWDESHVDVPDLDLALPHNAAGLDDDAYDTAAQAHAAWEAAVCWDPSGTDQFAVKRLAEIRAV is encoded by the coding sequence GTGGGGTGGGAGGCACTGGAGCAGTGGGGCGACGGCGTCGTGCGCGGCGAACGGCTCACCGGCGGAGTCGGCGTCAACCAGGTGTGGAGCATGCGTGTCAACGGACACCCGGCGGTCGGTCGTCTCGGCCGACGCAGCGACGCTGATCTCGCATGGGAGACCGGCCTGTTGCGGCACCTGCACCGTGAAGGGATGCCGGTGCCGGAGCCGATCCCGACCACCGACGGCCGGTACTTCGCCGACGGTCTGGTGGTGATGACCTACGTGGACGGCCGGCCGCCCGAGACCCGAGCCGACTGGCGTCGCGTCGCCGACACCGTGCGCCGGCTGCATCGGCTCACGCACGGCTGGCCGCAACGCCCCGGCTGGCGCTCGTCGACCGACCTTCTGCACGCCGAGACCGGGACGAGGATCGACCTCGGCGTGATGCCGCCCGAGGGCGTGGTTCGCTGCCGGGCAGCGTGGGCGCGCCTGGTCGGTCGCAGGACGTGCGTTGTCCACGGCGACCTCAACCCGGGCAACATCCGCATGACCGCAGAGGGCGTCGCGTTGATCGACTGGGACGAGTCGCACGTCGACGTCCCCGACCTCGACCTGGCACTGCCGCACAACGCGGCCGGTCTCGACGACGACGCCTACGACACCGCCGCGCAAGCGCACGCCGCATGGGAAGCCGCCGTCTGCTGGGACCCCAGCGGGACCGACCAGTTCGCAGTCAAGCGGCTCGCCGAAATCCGAGCGGTCTGA